In Mycobacterium branderi, the DNA window CCACCTACAACGGCGCCCAGCGTGCGCTGCGCCGGGTCATCATGTTGCTGGCCGCCGGCCGCCCGGTGCTGGCGCACTGCTTCGCGGGCAAGGACCGCACCGGCTTCATGGTCGCGACGGTGCTCGAAACGATCGGCATCGACCGCGACGCCGTGCTGGCGGACTACCTGCGCAGCAACGACGCCGCCCCGGCGCTGCGGGCGCAGATCCTGGAGATGATCAGGCAGCGCTCCGAGACCGAATTGACGCCCGAGGTGATGACATTCACCGAGGCGCGGCTCTCCGACGAGGTGTTGGGCGTCCGCGAGGAGTACCTGGACGCCGCGCGGCAGACGATCGATGAGACCTTCGGCTCGCTGGAGGGCTACTTGCGTGACGCCGGGATCACCGAGTCCGACGTGGACCGGCTCCGCGAAGCGCTGCTGACCTGAAGGGCAGGTTACGGCTCGAGCACGACCTTGCCCAACACCCCGCCGTCGGCCAGGGCTTGCAGCGCGGCACGCCCCTCGGACAGCGGATACCGTTGCGGCGGCGGCGGTTTCAATCCCCGGGCCACCAACTGGTTCAGACCCCAGACGAACAGCTTGGCCGAACCCGGGACCTTGTTGAGGTATTCGCCCCAGGCCACGCCCACCACGCTGACGTTGCGCAGCAGCAGCCGGTTGACCTTGACGGTGGGGATGCCGCCGGCGGCGAAGCCGATCACCAGCAGCTTGCCGTCCACCGCCAGCACCCGGATGGCGTCGTCGAATGCCGAGCCGCCCACTGGGTCGACGACGATGTCCACCCCGCGGCCGTCGGTGACGTCCCGCACCGCCTGCGCCCAGCCGTCGGTCAAAGGCAACACCACGTCGGCACCCAGCGATTCGACGAAATCCGTTGCGCCCGTGCGGTGGACCATGGCGATGACCTTGCCGGCATCCATCGCCCGGGCGACCTGGATGGCCGCGGTGCCCACGCCTCCGGCGGATCCCAGCACCAGCACCGTGTCGCCGGGCCGCATCGCGGCGCGGCGGGCCAGTGCGAAGTACATGGTGTTGTAATTCACCAGCAGCGCAACGGCTTCGGCGTCGTCGAGTTCCGCTGGGCTGTGCATGACGTTGTCCAGCGGAACGGCCACCTGCTCGGCGAAGCCGCCGAGCATCCCGAACGCCGACACCCGGTCGCCCACGGCGAAACCGGATTCTTCGGGCGCCCAAGCCACCACGCCGGCCGTCTCCGTGCCGGGGATGAACGGCGGCGGCAGCTTGAGCTGGTATTCGCCCTTGCTCAGCAGCAGGTCAGGAAAGCACACACCGGCGGCGCGCACGTCGACGACCACGGTGTTGTCGTTGCCGGCGACGTCGTCGACGTCGGTGTACACCAACCCGGAAGGGCCCGAGAGCTCCTGTACCACACAGGCTTTCACGACCGGTGGCTCAGAGCGAGAACTTCGCCTGCTGTGCTGCGGAAAGGTCGGTAATCGTCGACCACTGCGCGGCCACCTCGTCGACCGACGGCGGCTCCTTGAAGGTCACACCTTCGTTTTGGAAGAGCGCGGTCCGCTGCACCTTCCCACCGCCCACGATGAACACCGATCCGGTGTCGTCCGACTCCTCGGTGCACAGGTAGGCCACCACCGGCGCCACGTATTCCGGTGTGAGCTTCTCGAACACCTCGGGCGGCAGGATGTCCTGCGTCATCCGCGTTGCGGCGATCGGCGCCAGCGCGTTGGCGTGGATGTTGTACTTGGCACCCTCCTGGGCCAGCGTGTTGATCAGACCGACCAGACCCAGCTTGGCCGCGCCGTAGTTGGCCTGGCCGAAGTTGCCGAACAGCCCGCTGGTCGACGTGGCCACAACCACCCGGCCGAAGCTCTGCTCGCGAAAGTGCGGCCATGCCGCGCGGATGACGTTGTAGCCGCCGTAGAGATGCACTTTGAGCACGGCGTCCCAGTTCTCGAACGACATCTTGTGGAAAGTGCCGTCCCGCAGAATCCCGGCGTTGCTGACCACGCCGTCGACCTTGCCGAACTCGTCGAGCGCCGTCTTGATGATGTTCTCGGCGCCCTCTTGTTCGGCCACGCTGTCGTAGTTGGCGACCGCACGCCCGCCCGCGTCCTTGATCTCGGCGACCACTTGGTCGGCCATCGAATGTCCGGCGCCCGTCCCGTCGCGGGCTCCGCCGAGGTCGTTGACGACGACACTGGCGCCTTCACGCGCCAGGGTCAGCGCGTATTCGCGCCCCAATCCCCCACCGGCTCCGGTGACGACGACGACGCGATCCTGCACTCCGGGCATAACTGTCCTAATCGTTTAGTAGGGATGGATTGCTGGTCGTGGTGGCGACCAGGGTCTGTTTCCTGGTTGGTCTGCTGTCAGGTGATGCCTGGTTTGTCCCGACGCTCGACGTCTAGAGAAAGAACGGCGCGCCTGGCGGCAGATCACCTCCGGTGGTGGTGGGATGCCGTTGCCCGAGCCCACCGCGGGGTTGACCTCCCGACTGTGTTTCCCGAGCCTTGAGCTCTTCGATAGAACGAGGTCCTGCGGTGAGCTGGAGTCACGGACGGCTAGTGAGATGACGGACCTAAGAGTCCCGCGATTAGGGCGCCGCGTGAGTCCACCGGTGACGGCATAACCATCGATCGAAGGAGTGATGACACCTTGGGCTTGTTTTGTGGAATTGATTGGGCCACTGAACATCACGATGTCGCCGTCATCGACGACGACGGGCGTGTGGTGGCCCGCGGACGGGTCAGCAATGATGCGGCCGGGTTCGCGGCTCTGTTGACGCTGCTGGCTGAGGCCGGTGACAGCGCCGCGCATCCAATCCCGGTGGGGATCGAAACCGATCGCGGACTGTGGGTGGCCGCGCTGCGCGAAACCGGCCGGGTGATCTACCCGATCAACCCACTGGCGGCCTCGCGGTACCGGGCACGGCATGCAGTGTCGGGGGCCAAATCCGATGCCACCGATGCGGTGCTGCTGGCCAATATCGTGCGCACCGATGCCGCCGCGCACCGACCGCTGCCCGCCGACACCGAGCTGGCCCAAGCCATCCGGGTGCTCGCCCGCGCCCAGCAAGATGCGGTTTGGGCGCGTCAGCAGATCGGCAACCAGATCCGCGACCTGCTCAAAGACTTCTACCCGGCCGCCATCGCCGCGTTCGCCGGGCTGCCCGAGGGTGGACTGGCCCGCGCCGACGCCCGCACCATCTTGGCCGCTGCGCCGACCCCAACGCAGGCGGCGACGCTGACTCCCGCCCGGCTGCGCCGACTGCTGACCAAAGCTGGCCGCCGACGCCATCTCGACCGCGATATCGAGCGGTTGCGCGCCGTGTTCACCGACACCTACCTGCACCAACCGCCGGCCGTGGAAAACGCGATGGGCATCCAACTGGCGGCGTTGTTGCGCCAACTCGAGGCCGCCTGCACCGCGGCCGACGAGCTGGCCGAGGCGGCGATCGCCCATTTTGAGCAACACCCGGACGCCAAGATCATCACCAGCTTCCCCGGCCTGGGGATGTTGGCCGGCGCCCGGGTGCTCGCCGAGATCGGCGATGACCGAACCCGCTTCGCTGAGGCCCGCGGACTCAAAGCCTTCGCCGGATCCGCCCCCATCACCCGCGCCAGCGGCAAGAAAACCGTTGTCCTGCACCGCCACATCAAGAACCGGCGACTGGCCGCCGTCGGCCCGATCTGGGCACTGGGATCGCTGCGCGCCTCGCCGGGCGCGCGTCGCCACTACGATGCCCGCCGCGCCGCCGGAGACTGGAACCACCAAGCCCAACGGCACCTGTTCAACAAGTTTCTCGGCCAACTCCACCACTGCCTGCAGACCGGCCGGCTCTACAACGAACACCTGGCGTTTCCACCTCCTCTCTCGCTAGTGGCTTGACTCTTAACTTCGTGAGATGTCTTTCTGGCTACAAGGGCGAGGCGCGGCGGGTCAGAACAGCCGGCGCGCCAACTTCCACGCCTTCTCTGTATACGGCGGGTAGATCATCGCCGACACATCGGGTCGGGTCGGCTTGGTCAACACCGACTTGCGGTGGCTGAACTCCTCGAAACCGAAGCGGCCGTGGTAGGCGCCCATCCCCGACGCCCCGACCCCGCCGAACGGCAGCTTGGCGGTGGTCACCTGGAACGCGAGGTGGTTGACCAGCATCCCGCCGGCGGGCACCTCTTTGATCACCCGTTCCCGGACGGCCCGGGTCTTGGTGAACAGGTACGCCGACAACGGCTTTGGCCGCGAGTTCACGAATTGTATTGCCTCGTCCAGAGACTGGACGGAGATCACCGGCAGGATCGGGCCGAAGATCTCGTTTCTCATCAGCGCGTCGTCGGGGTCCGGGTCGACCACCACCGTCGGCTGGATCCGCAGATCGGAGGCGTCGGACTTGCCGCCCACCGCGATCTTCCCCTTCGTGTCAGCCAAATAGCTTGTCAGCCGGTCGAATTGACGCTGGTTGACGATCCGCATCCCATTCGGGTCCTCGGACCCGAACGCCGTGATGGCTTCACCGATCTTGCTGACGAGCTCGTCGCGGATCTTGGCGTCGGCCAGCACGTAGTCGGGTGCGACGCAGGTCTGCCCGGCGTTCATCAGCTTGATCCAGGCGATCCGCTTGGCGGCGACGTCGACGTCGGCATCGGCGGCGACGATCACCGGACTCTTGCCGCCGAGCTCCAGCGTCACCGGAGTCAGGTGCGGCGCCGCCGCTTCGTAGACCTTGCGGCCGATCTCGGTGCCGCCGGTGAACAACACCCGGTCGAAGCCCTGCGCCAGCAGCTCTTGGCTGACGGCGGCGTCGCCTTCGACCACCGCGATCGCGTCGTTGTCCAGGTAGCGCGGCACCAACTCGGCCATCAAGTGAGCCGACGCCTCCGCGACCTCAGAAGGCTTGAGCACCACGGCGTTTCCGGCTGCGATCGCTCCGACGGCCGGGCCGAGCGTCAGATAGAACGGATAGTTCCACGCGCCGATGATCAGGACCGTGCCGTACGGCTCGTACTCGATCCAGCCGCGGCCGGGCAGCTGCGAAAGCTCGAGCCGGGTGTACTTGCGGCGCATCCACTTCTTGACATGCTTTGCGGCGTAGCGCGCCTCGCCGGCAGTGGTGGCCGTGTCGGCCATCCACGCCTCGAATGGCTTGCGGCACAGGTCTTGATTCAGCGCATCGGCGATCTTGGCCTCGTTCTCGGCCATCATGCGTTCGAGGTTGCGAAGCTGTTCGCGCCGCCATTCCACCGGGCGGGTTTTGCCGGTGGCGAAGGTTTGCCGTAAGCGGGCGACCGTCTTCGCGACATCGGCCGGGGTGACGGTGCTGGTGGTGTTGGCTGCGGCCTCGGTCGTCATTGGGGTCCCCTTCCTGACCGGCGGAAGCCCAATCGTAACCAACCACCCGGTTGGGCAACAGGGTTGCCGCAGGGCGGGGAACTATGCGCGATGGGCGGTGACGAACTGGGCGAACGCGTCTTTGTCGTCGGCCATCGGCACGCCCTCCACCCACCGGCCCAGCCGGCGCATCTCGTCGCCCGAGTTCTGTGCGGTGACCTTCCAGCCGTGGTCGGCAAGCCAGTCGGCGACGACCGCCCGATTCTCGTCGTGGTAGATCAAGTCCTGCACGTCGACGGTCTGCTCGAGGCCGAGTTGGTCTGCCACCTTCTGGAACCGCTCACGCATTTCCTGGCGCCGCTCGTCGGCGTGACGTGCCGCGGTCTCGACCGCGACGCGGCTACCGGCCGGGCTCAATTCGGTGATCTGCGTGAACAGCCGATCCTGGGCCTCGGCGGGCAGGTACATCAGCAGGCCTTCGGCCAGCCACGCCGTCGGCGCTGCCGGGTCGAAGCCCGCGCCGCGAAGCGCGGCCGGCCAGTCCTGGCGCAAGTCGATCGGCACCTCACGACGGTCGGCGGACGGCGTGACGCCGTGTTGGGCCAGCGTCGAGGACTTGTAGTCCAGCACCTTGGGCTGGTCGATCTCGTAGACGACGGTGCCGGCCGGCCAGTCCAGCCGGTAGGCACGCGAATCGAGGCCGGACGCCAAGATCACCACCTGGCGGATTCCGGCGGCCATTGCGGCGGCGAAGTACTCGTCGAAAAAGTGGGTACGCACCGCCTGGTAGCTGCGCATGTGCTGGAAGACCGCCGCGGTCTCGGGGTCGAGCGACTCGACCTTGGCGACCATCGACTCGTCCAGCATGGTCTCCCAGACACCGGTCCCCGCCTGGCTCACCAGGAGTTTGGCGTACGGATCGCGGATCAGCGGGTCCGGCTTGTCGGTTTCGATGGCACGGGCGGCGGCCACCATCACCGCGGTGGTCCCCACGCTGGTCGCGATGTCCCAGGTGTCGTCGTGGGTACGCATCGTGCTCATGGTTCTCCCAGGCGGGCCCGCAGCAGCGTGCTGCTGATTGCTTCCTCGGTCAGGTCCTCGGGAACCGCTCGACCCAGCCGTGCCATCTCGTCGCGATTGCTCACCGTGTGCACCTGCCAGCCGTGGTCGGTCAGCCAGGCGGCAGCGTCGGCGCGGTCGGCGTCGCGGTAGGTCAAGGTTTCGACGTTGACGTCCAGGCCGAGCCTTCGCATGCGCAGCCACCGCGCACGCCGGGCGGCCTGGCGTCGCTCGTTGCCGCGGTCGAAGCTGAACACCTCGACGGCGATCTGGCTGCCGGCTGCGCTCAGCGCGGTGACCATTTCGAAGAGCCGGTCTTGAGCATCAGGGGGCAGGTAGGGCAACAAGCCCTCGGCCAGCCACGCGGTCGGTTGGGAGCGGTCAAAACCGGCCGCTGCCAACGCAGCGGGCCAGTCTTCGCGCAAGTCGATTGCGACGGCCCGTCGCGTCGCCCTGGGAAGGGCCCCTGCCGCTTCCAAGGTGCTGGTTTTGAACTCCAGGACCTTGGGCTGGTCGATTTCGTACACCGTGGTTCCGGCCGGCCACCCCAGCCGATATGCACGTGAATCCAGTCCGGCGGCCAGGATCACCGCCTGCCGGATGCCGGCCTTCGTGGCGGCGCCGAAGTACTCGTCGAAGAAATGGGTCCGCACGGCCTGGTAGTCGCAGGCCACCCGGTGCGAGCGGCGCCCATGCTCGTCGTCGCCGATCCACTCCAGGTCTGGGCTGGCCAGTCGCTCCCACGCGGGGCCCGCCGCCGACACCAGCACCCGCGCGAACTCGTCGCGAATCAGTGGATCAGGGGACTGTGTTTCCACGGCGCGGGCCGCGGCCACCATGACGGCGGTGGAGCCGACGCTGGTCGCGATGTCCCAGCTGTCGCCGTCGGTTCGTACGGAGCGCACTTCGTCCAGATCAGTCATGCCAGCCTCATGTTACCTAGTAACTTAGGCAAGCTATATGCCGCTGTGTGCTATTTCACTGTCAGTGCAGCGGCCAGCAAACGCTCGGCCTGCTCGATGATCGCGGCCACCTCATGGGCGCCTTCCACGAAGCCCGAGTAGAAGCCGACACCGCACAGCACCGCCACCAACACCTCCGTCAGCGGCCCGGCATCGGTCCCGGGGGCGAGTTCGCCGTGTTGGATGGCGTCGCGGACGGCCCAGCCGACGAATTCGCGGGACCGTCGCAGCGAGTCCGTCTCGGCGTCGCCAAGGTCGGGATGGCGCTGCGATTCCAGCACCGCGGTAACCAGAAACCTTGCGGCGGAACGGTTTTCAGAGTCGGCCTCGGCCGCTGCCGTCAGGAACGCCGAAATCCGCTCGACCAGCGTCGCCTCCCGCCGCGCACGCGCGATAGCGGCATTGACGACCAATTCGTTGGTCTGTTCCAGCACTTCCCGGTACAGCATCCGCTTGTGGGAAAAGTAGTGATTGATCGCCGGGCGCGTCAGGTCGGCGCGCAGCGCAATCTCCTGGAACGTGGCGGCGTCGTATCCGCGTTCGCTGAACACCTCGCGAGCCGCAAGCAAGATGCGCTTGCGGGTCTCGGCCGCCTTCGCTGCGGGGGGGCGACCGGGCCCCCGGCTCGCGGGATGCGGCACCCTCCAATTGTGCCACAGATCACTTCTCACACCCGGGGAAGCCGACTCTGCCAACGGGCACTCTACGCACGTCTAACGACGTCAGCGGGTTCGGCTGCCGAGGCCATCACCGGCCCCGCGCAGGACCGACCTTGCGCCCACGGCTAGCGCCGTCGACTGCTCCGCTCCAGCGTGTGGTTGAGTTTGCTGGAGTGCCGTCAGCTCGAGTTCGCCGAGCGACGGACCCGGTGCGGCATCAGCGCGTTGGGTGGGACGCTGCCGAACTTGCCGGCGCTGAAGTCCTCGAGTGCCTGGATCACCTCGGTCTTGGTGTTCATCACGAACGGCCCGTAATGAAACACCTGCTCGCGGATCGGCCGGCCGCCCAGGATCAGCACTTCCAGCGCAGGCCGATGCGCATCCTGGGAGGATTCGGCGGCGACGCTGATGCGGTCGCCGGCTCCGAGAACCGCCAACTGGCCTTGGTGGACCGGGTGAGCCACCGGGCCGACGTTCCCACGCCCGGACAGCACGTACACCAGTGCGTTGAAGTCACGGTTCCACGGGACGTTCAGCCGCGCCCCCGGCTGGATAGTGGCGTGCGCCAACGTGATCGGCGTATGGGTGACGCCGGGACCGCGGTGGCCGTCGATGTCGCCGGCGATGATGCGGATCAGCGCGCCACCGTCGTCGGAGGACAGCAGTTTGACGTCTCGAGCCTCGATGGCCTGGTAGCGCGGTGAGACGAACTTGTCCTTTTTGGGCAGGTTCACCCACAGTTGCACGCCATGAAAGACGCCACCGCTTTCGACCAGCTCGGCGGGCGGGGTCTCGATGTGCATGATGCCGGAACCGGCCGTCATCCACTGCGTCGCGCCGTCGGTGATCAGGCCTCCGCCGCCGTGGGTGTCCTGGTGCGCGAAGCGGCCGTCGATCATGTAGGTGACGGTTTCGAAGCCTCGATGCGGATGCCAGTCGGTGCCTCGCGGCTCGCCCGGCGGGTAATCCACCTCGCCCATCTGGTCCATATGCACGAACGGATCCAGGGCGGCGGTGCTGACACCGGCGAACGCTCGGACGACGGGAAACCCCTCTCCTTCGTAGCCCCGGGGTCCGGTGGTGATCGACCGCACCGGCCGTTCGGTGTCTGCGGGACCGGCCGCGATCACTCGCGGCAAGGTCAGGGTGTCTGCGGTTATAGCGGGCATGGTTACCTCCTGATGCCGATACCCGCTATAACCGGACCGCAGTCCGATTATTCCCTGGCGACTACGCCTTGCCGCGCGCGGCCTTGGCGGCGCCCCGTTCGGTGGGCTTTCCCTCGTGGGCCAGCTTGCCGCCGGCATTTTCCAGGTGCGCCCGCACGAACCACTGGAACTTCTCCAGCTCGGCGGCCTGCTCGATCAGGATGTCCTGGGTGACCGGGTCGAGTTCCTCAGTCTCCTCAATCGCTTGGCGGATGTCCTCGATGACGCCGTTGTAGACGACGTCGAGCGCCGCCAGGTGCGCTTGCACGGTGTCACGGCCGACCGAGTAGTCGTCCCAGCTGCGATCGCGAATGATCGCGCCCGGGGTGCCCTGCGGTGACGCGCCCAGCGTCGCGATGCGCTCGGCGACCTCGTCGGCATAGCCGCGCACCAATTCCACTTGCGGGTCGATCATTTCGTGCACGCCGATGAAGTTGGGACCGACGACGTTCCAGTGAATGTGCTTCAGCGTCAGATGCAGATCGTTGTAGGTGCTCAGCTGCTTCTGCAGCAACTCAGCGACCCGGGCCCCCTGCTTGTCGGTCATCCCGGGCACGGTGAACTGCGTCATCAATTGCTCCCTAATGTCGTTCGCACACGGTCACTTCCGGCCTCCCGGGTACCCGATGACCGCGCCCGGTAACCACTAAAGCGAGCGGATGTCCTGCACCGGCAACCGTGCGCCACGGCGCGGCTCGTACGCCAGACCGCTGGCCTCCAGCAACCGGACCACTCGGTGGCGGTGCGGCCGCATGGGTTCCAGCAACTCGACCATGACGTCGTCCACGATCGGATGGCCCAACAACGTCCAGCCGATCATCTTGGGAATGTGGTAGTCGCCCACCGACAGCGCGTCAGGATCGCCGAATGCCCGTTGCGCCGTTTCGGCCGCTGTCCACACGCCGACACCCGGCAGCGACGTCAGCGCGTCGCGGGCCTGCACGGCGGGACGCGACACCAGCCGTTCCAGCGACGCCGCCCGCTGCGCACAGCCGACGACGGTGCGGGCCCGGCCGGGATCCACGTTGGCGCGGTGAAACTCCCACGACGGGATCATGCGCCACGCGTCGGCCGACGGCGGTACCCGCATGCGCGGCGGCGCCGGCCCGGGCGCCGGCGTCCCGAATTTGGTCACCAAGACGCGCCAGGACCGAAACGCGTCGGCGCCGGGCACTCGCTGCTCGAGGACGGCCGGAATGAGCGCCTCCAGCACCCGTCCCGTGCGGCCCAGCCGCAGGTGCGGAACTTTCCGGTGCGCAGCGGCGACGGTGGGATCACTCGGCGCGAAATCCGAGGCGTCGTCGTCGGCGCCGAGGAAAGCCGGCAGGGCGTCGAGGAACTCGTCGGCGCCGCTGCCCCATGCTGTGCACTCGACGGCGTTGGCCGCCGCACGCATGAGCCGCGCCGTGACGGGTCCGCTGGGCAACAGGCTGGTCCGCCAGATCGCGCCGTCGGCGGCTACCTGGAAGCACGGGTCGCGTGGGCCGCGGCGCAGCGGGGCCAGCGTGATCCCGGGACTGACCACGCCCGGGAACGTGACGGTGCGGGCGGTCTTCACTTCCCCAGGATCATAGGTTTGGCCGTGGACAATTGACCCCTTGCTGTCTTCCGCGACAGGATGGCGGTTGTGACCACCCCGTTCGACGACCCGCAAGCCGAACTGGCGTGGATGTTCTTGCAGTGCCTGTCCGACGGCGCAGACGTCGACGAATGTTTCGAGTTGCTCAGCGACGACTTCACCTACTGGAGCATCGTGACCCGCAAATCGGTCGACAAGGCGGCTCTGCGGCGAGAGGTCGAGCGGCGCACACGCAGCCTGCACCTCAACTTCGACCTCATCCGCTGCCTCAACGACGGCGAAAGCGTGGTGATCGAGGCGCAGGGCGAGGGCGTGACGTCCGACGGGGTGCGCTACGACAGCCCGTTCGTGTTCATCGTCGAGACCCGCGACGGCATGATCACCTCACTGCGCGAATACAGCGACACTCGTCTTGCAGCAGAGGTGTTCGATTAGTCGGGTTCGACGCTGATCTCGGCCTTGTCGGGATAGAACGCGACATGGCCGGCGATCGCGGCCACAGCAGGGTAGGGCTCGCGATAGGTCCAGATCGCGTCCTCGACGGTGTCGCCGGCCGCGGTGGTCACATGAAAGTAGCTGGCGTCGCCCTTGAAGGGGCAGTAGGTGCTGGTGTCGCTGGGTGTCAGCCGCTCTGAGACCACGTCGTCGAACGGAATGTATTGCACCACAGGGATAGTCGCCTCACGCAGGCCCAGCGCTGCGCGTGTGTCCGCGATGGTCTCCCCGTTGACGCGAACCCGGACCCGCCCTGCGGTCGGCTCGATCGTGATCGGGTGCCCGGCGGTCGGCTCCAAGACAGGACGGTGGCTCATGGTGACATCTCCTCGGGTCGTCAATAGCACATGCAACACCCGACCGGCGAGAAGATTCCCGGTTATCCGAATGCGTAGCGGTGGTATTGCGCCATATCGGCGGCCGCCGGCACCAACGCCATGACCTTGCCCATCGCGCGGGTCGAGGCCGACAGCTGCGCGAAGGTGGGCGACTCGAACCAGCGCTGCCAGGCCAGCAACCGCACGCCGGGCACAGCGTCGAGGATGTCCTCAGGTTTGTTGATAGCCCACCGGAGCGTGGAACCCGATCGTCGCACCACCGTGTTGAGCACCTGCGAGCGGATCCCGAGCCAGTTGAACGCGTCGAATTGCAGTTCACCCGAACCGAATCGGTCGACCACCCGGTGCAGCAGGGCGACACCGTCCTCCTGGGTGAGATACATCGTCAGGCCCTCGCCGATCATCAGCGTCGGCCGGTCGCGGGGAATCTCTGCCAGCAATGCCGGGTCGGTCACGGATGCGGCGACGACGTGATAGTGCTCGTCGCCGGGGTACAGCTGGGTGCGCAGCGCGACCACCTCGGGATAGTCGACGTCGTACCACTCCACGCCCGGGCTGGGCTGCAGCCGCAAGAACCGGGCGTCCAGCCCGCAGCCAAGATGCAGCACCGTCGCCTGCGGATGCGCCGCGAGAAACTGACGCACCCAGGCGTCGAAATGCGCCGTGCGGGTGGTCACCGACGGCGCACGGCGCGCGTTGATCGTCGTCTTCGTCCAGTCGTAATCGATGCGCTCGACGATTTCCTTCGCATACCGATCGCCCAGGACCGGTTTCGGGAAGTCGGCGTCCAGCGCCTTGGCGTAGAGCGTCGCCAGCATGGTCTGCGGCGCCCCGGTCAGATCGACGCGCACCTTTTCGCTAGTCACGCCGCCCGAGGCTAGTCCTGCGCGTCCGCCGTCGAGTGCCCTGAACGAGGGTCGGCGTGGTGTTCAGCCGGGTGCGGCGGTCTTGCCCTTGGCGTTTTTCAGGTCTGCCCAGAACCGGGCGGCTTCGCGGATGGATTCCTCGACCGGCCTTGGCTGCCAACCCAATTCGCGGACCGCCTTGCCGTGGTCGACGGGGGCTTCGGCGCGCATCATCCGCACCGACGTCAAAGATAGTTCGGCGTCCTTGCCGGTCAGCCGGGCGCGCAGGCTGCCGATCGCGGCAAGTGTGTAGAGCATCGGCACCGAAATCGAGCGCCGCGGCGGCGGCACACCCGCCTCGTCGGCGGCGATCCGCACGACCTCCTTGAGCGGCATCATCTTTTCGGAGATCAGGTAGCGCTCGCCGTTGCGTCCCCGCTCGGCGGCCAGAATCAGCGCCCTGGCGGCATCGTCGACGCCGACGACTTCCAACTCGATGCCGTCCATCAAAAACGGAAGCTTGCCGAACACCGCGCCGGCGATGAAAGCGCCGTGCGGGGTGCGGCCCCAGTCCCCGCTGCCGTACGTCGTCGAGACACACATGGCGACGGCGGGCAGAGCGTGCTGCGCCGCGTACCGCAGCACCAATTCCTCGGCCTGGACCCGGGATTCGACGTAGGGGGTGACCCGGCCCGTGACCGGATCGTCCTCG includes these proteins:
- a CDS encoding TetR/AcrR family transcriptional regulator, coding for MPHPASRGPGRPPAAKAAETRKRILLAAREVFSERGYDAATFQEIALRADLTRPAINHYFSHKRMLYREVLEQTNELVVNAAIARARREATLVERISAFLTAAAEADSENRSAARFLVTAVLESQRHPDLGDAETDSLRRSREFVGWAVRDAIQHGELAPGTDAGPLTEVLVAVLCGVGFYSGFVEGAHEVAAIIEQAERLLAAALTVK
- a CDS encoding pirin family protein: MPAITADTLTLPRVIAAGPADTERPVRSITTGPRGYEGEGFPVVRAFAGVSTAALDPFVHMDQMGEVDYPPGEPRGTDWHPHRGFETVTYMIDGRFAHQDTHGGGGLITDGATQWMTAGSGIMHIETPPAELVESGGVFHGVQLWVNLPKKDKFVSPRYQAIEARDVKLLSSDDGGALIRIIAGDIDGHRGPGVTHTPITLAHATIQPGARLNVPWNRDFNALVYVLSGRGNVGPVAHPVHQGQLAVLGAGDRISVAAESSQDAHRPALEVLILGGRPIREQVFHYGPFVMNTKTEVIQALEDFSAGKFGSVPPNALMPHRVRRSANSS
- the dps gene encoding DNA starvation/stationary phase protection protein Dps, producing the protein MTQFTVPGMTDKQGARVAELLQKQLSTYNDLHLTLKHIHWNVVGPNFIGVHEMIDPQVELVRGYADEVAERIATLGASPQGTPGAIIRDRSWDDYSVGRDTVQAHLAALDVVYNGVIEDIRQAIEETEELDPVTQDILIEQAAELEKFQWFVRAHLENAGGKLAHEGKPTERGAAKAARGKA
- a CDS encoding DNA-3-methyladenine glycosylase family protein, which gives rise to MKTARTVTFPGVVSPGITLAPLRRGPRDPCFQVAADGAIWRTSLLPSGPVTARLMRAAANAVECTAWGSGADEFLDALPAFLGADDDASDFAPSDPTVAAAHRKVPHLRLGRTGRVLEALIPAVLEQRVPGADAFRSWRVLVTKFGTPAPGPAPPRMRVPPSADAWRMIPSWEFHRANVDPGRARTVVGCAQRAASLERLVSRPAVQARDALTSLPGVGVWTAAETAQRAFGDPDALSVGDYHIPKMIGWTLLGHPIVDDVMVELLEPMRPHRHRVVRLLEASGLAYEPRRGARLPVQDIRSL
- a CDS encoding nuclear transport factor 2 family protein, whose amino-acid sequence is MAVVTTPFDDPQAELAWMFLQCLSDGADVDECFELLSDDFTYWSIVTRKSVDKAALRREVERRTRSLHLNFDLIRCLNDGESVVIEAQGEGVTSDGVRYDSPFVFIVETRDGMITSLREYSDTRLAAEVFD
- a CDS encoding DUF427 domain-containing protein; this encodes MSHRPVLEPTAGHPITIEPTAGRVRVRVNGETIADTRAALGLREATIPVVQYIPFDDVVSERLTPSDTSTYCPFKGDASYFHVTTAAGDTVEDAIWTYREPYPAVAAIAGHVAFYPDKAEISVEPD
- a CDS encoding class I SAM-dependent methyltransferase; translation: MRVDLTGAPQTMLATLYAKALDADFPKPVLGDRYAKEIVERIDYDWTKTTINARRAPSVTTRTAHFDAWVRQFLAAHPQATVLHLGCGLDARFLRLQPSPGVEWYDVDYPEVVALRTQLYPGDEHYHVVAASVTDPALLAEIPRDRPTLMIGEGLTMYLTQEDGVALLHRVVDRFGSGELQFDAFNWLGIRSQVLNTVVRRSGSTLRWAINKPEDILDAVPGVRLLAWQRWFESPTFAQLSASTRAMGKVMALVPAAADMAQYHRYAFG
- a CDS encoding NAD-dependent epimerase/dehydratase family protein, whose amino-acid sequence is MTPKLVIGANGFLGSHVTRQLVADGADVRVMVRPTANTRSIDDLAVTRFHGDVFDTATLREAMDGCDDVYYCVVDTRAWLRDPAPLFRTNVDGLRNVLDVAGDADLRKFVFTSSYATVGRRHGHVATEDDPVTGRVTPYVESRVQAEELVLRYAAQHALPAVAMCVSTTYGSGDWGRTPHGAFIAGAVFGKLPFLMDGIELEVVGVDDAARALILAAERGRNGERYLISEKMMPLKEVVRIAADEAGVPPPRRSISVPMLYTLAAIGSLRARLTGKDAELSLTSVRMMRAEAPVDHGKAVRELGWQPRPVEESIREAARFWADLKNAKGKTAAPG